One segment of Streptomyces bathyalis DNA contains the following:
- a CDS encoding cytochrome P450 translates to MSAALKAVPLAPNRRPLIGHALPLLRQPLDFMKSLRDTGDLVRVDVGTLPIYFVTSAELTHELLVTKARNFDKGRFFIRARTLVGDALPTAPSDIHKRHRRLMQPMFHHARIAGYANVMATRANAMAESWKPGETVAVDEELAQFSVATLAETMFSAEISRPAAEAVIRDVPILLKNALVRAVTPRLMDRMPIPANRRFDTAAARLRKVIDDVIAISHQQGDEDNEDLLSLLMAARDADTGDTLSDREVRDELVAIMFAGTETTASTLAWTFHELATHPEVEDQLLAEIESVLGDRPVTFEDVPKLEYMDRVLREISRMHSVPLLMRQATAPVELGGTEMPVGTELAFSLYALHRDARLYEDPERFDPDRWLPEHGAKVPREGYIPFGAGNRKCIGDGFAWTEIVITLATVLRRWRFQRVPGHTVKEVASAVAHPDSLPMTVLPREG, encoded by the coding sequence GTGAGTGCTGCACTGAAGGCTGTCCCCCTGGCCCCGAACCGACGCCCCCTGATCGGCCACGCCCTCCCCCTGCTACGGCAGCCCCTCGACTTCATGAAGTCGCTCCGAGATACCGGCGACCTCGTACGGGTCGACGTCGGAACCCTGCCCATCTACTTCGTCACCAGCGCGGAGCTCACCCATGAGCTGCTCGTCACCAAGGCGCGCAACTTCGACAAGGGCCGCTTCTTCATACGGGCACGCACCCTCGTCGGCGACGCGCTGCCCACCGCACCCTCGGACATCCACAAGCGGCACCGAAGGCTGATGCAGCCGATGTTCCACCACGCCCGCATCGCCGGGTACGCGAACGTCATGGCCACCCGCGCGAACGCGATGGCCGAGTCGTGGAAACCGGGCGAGACCGTCGCCGTCGACGAGGAACTGGCCCAGTTCTCCGTGGCCACGCTCGCCGAGACGATGTTCTCCGCGGAGATCAGCCGTCCCGCCGCCGAGGCCGTCATCCGCGACGTCCCGATCCTGCTGAAGAACGCGCTCGTTCGGGCCGTCACGCCGAGGCTCATGGACCGGATGCCGATCCCCGCCAACCGCCGCTTCGACACCGCGGCGGCACGGCTGCGCAAGGTCATCGACGACGTCATCGCGATCTCCCACCAGCAAGGGGACGAGGACAACGAGGACCTGCTGTCCCTGCTCATGGCCGCGCGCGACGCCGACACCGGGGACACGCTCAGCGACCGCGAGGTGCGCGACGAACTCGTCGCGATCATGTTCGCGGGCACCGAGACGACGGCCTCCACGCTCGCCTGGACCTTCCACGAGCTCGCCACGCACCCCGAGGTCGAGGACCAGCTGCTGGCCGAGATCGAGTCGGTGCTCGGGGACCGTCCCGTCACCTTCGAGGACGTCCCCAAGCTCGAGTACATGGACCGGGTGCTGCGCGAGATCTCCCGGATGCACTCGGTGCCGCTGCTCATGCGCCAGGCCACCGCACCCGTCGAACTCGGCGGTACGGAGATGCCCGTGGGCACCGAGCTCGCCTTCAGCCTCTACGCGCTCCACCGCGACGCGCGCCTGTACGAGGACCCCGAGCGCTTCGACCCGGACCGCTGGCTTCCGGAGCACGGCGCGAAGGTGCCGCGCGAGGGCTACATCCCGTTCGGCGCCGGCAACCGCAAGTGCATCGGCGACGGCTTCGCCTGGACGGAGATCGTCATCACCCTTGCGACCGTTCTGCGGCGCTGGAGGTTCCAGCGGGTGCCGGGCCACACCGTCAAGGAGGTCGCCTCGGCGGTCGCGCACCCCGACAGCCTCCCCATGACCGTGCTGCCCAGGGAGGGGTGA
- a CDS encoding cytochrome P450, with the protein MFDPSPAPPPGCPAHGLGPDGLRRLYGPEADADPIALYERLRSEHGAVAPVLLPGDREAWLVLGHRENLEVSRTPSLFSRDSRLWRDMQEGKVPPTHPLAPLTMWQPLCVFAEGEEHERLRRAVTESLARFEARGIRRYVTRFAHQLIDEFEPKGRADLVEQFADQLPLRVITQLFGMPEHHGPRLIEAAKDMIRGSETAVASNDYITEALQDLVDRKRASPGHDVASKLIEHPARLTNDEVREHLRVVLVSANEPTVNLIANTLRLVLTDQRFRATLAGGHMTLPDALEQVLWDEPPMTTNIGRWATGDAQLAGKTIKAGDMLLLGLAAGNADPQIRPDKSTPMHGNRSHLAFSGGPHECPGQDLGRAIVDTGIDTLLTRIPDLRLAVPEEHLKWETALMSRRLVALPVEFAARRTNTTGRQGPGVPSVELPPLQPQEPASVPMPPVAPPPVHTSWWTRLKRKLRGW; encoded by the coding sequence GTGTTCGACCCCTCCCCCGCTCCGCCGCCCGGCTGCCCCGCCCACGGTCTCGGTCCGGACGGGCTGCGCCGTCTGTACGGACCCGAGGCGGACGCCGATCCCATCGCGCTGTACGAGAGGCTGCGCAGCGAGCACGGGGCGGTGGCTCCCGTACTGCTGCCGGGTGACCGGGAGGCGTGGCTGGTGCTGGGGCACCGGGAGAACCTCGAGGTCTCGCGCACGCCCTCCCTCTTCTCCCGCGACTCCCGCCTGTGGCGCGACATGCAGGAGGGCAAGGTCCCGCCGACGCATCCGCTGGCGCCGCTGACGATGTGGCAGCCGCTGTGCGTCTTCGCCGAGGGCGAGGAGCACGAGCGGCTGCGCAGGGCCGTCACCGAGAGCCTCGCGCGCTTCGAGGCGCGCGGCATCCGCCGGTACGTGACGCGCTTCGCACACCAGCTGATCGACGAGTTCGAGCCGAAGGGACGCGCCGACCTGGTCGAGCAGTTCGCCGACCAGCTGCCGCTGCGCGTGATCACACAGCTCTTCGGCATGCCCGAGCACCACGGGCCCCGGCTGATCGAAGCGGCCAAGGACATGATCCGGGGCTCGGAGACCGCCGTGGCGAGCAACGACTACATCACCGAGGCCCTTCAGGACCTGGTGGACCGCAAGCGTGCGTCGCCGGGACACGACGTGGCGTCCAAGCTGATCGAGCACCCCGCCCGGCTCACGAACGACGAGGTGCGCGAACACCTTCGGGTGGTGCTCGTCTCGGCGAACGAGCCGACGGTCAACCTGATCGCGAACACCCTCCGCCTCGTCCTGACCGACCAGCGCTTCCGGGCGACTCTCGCCGGGGGGCACATGACACTGCCCGACGCGCTGGAGCAGGTGCTCTGGGACGAGCCACCCATGACGACGAATATCGGCCGCTGGGCGACGGGCGACGCACAGCTCGCGGGCAAGACGATCAAGGCCGGAGACATGCTGTTGCTCGGCCTCGCCGCCGGCAACGCCGATCCGCAGATCCGGCCCGACAAGTCCACGCCCATGCACGGCAACCGCTCGCATCTCGCGTTCAGCGGGGGACCCCACGAGTGCCCGGGCCAGGACCTCGGCAGGGCGATCGTGGACACCGGGATCGACACGCTCCTCACGCGCATCCCGGATCTGCGGCTGGCCGTCCCGGAGGAACATCTGAAGTGGGAGACCGCGCTGATGTCCCGGCGGCTGGTCGCGCTCCCCGTGGAGTTCGCCGCACGCCGCACCAACACCACGGGACGCCAGGGACCGGGCGTCCCCTCCGTCGAACTTCCGCCGCTGCAGCCGCAGGAGCCGGCCTCCGTGCCGATGCCCCCGGTCGCACCGCCGCCCGTCCACACCTCGTGGTGGACGCGGCTGAAGCGGAAACTGCGGGGGTGGTGA
- a CDS encoding selina-4(15),7(11)-diene synthase encodes MEHGLIVPPVFSPIPPAIHPRHEAINERTTAWANTFSIGSPELREKLVVHDIGTFAARVLPEGREEVVSILADFIIWLFGVDDGLCEEGELGKDPAELVGELSRMLRVAQNPDVPMLSENPLAAGLRDLRHRVSRYATPGQEARWVDALREYFLSVVWEASHRSRETVPGLNDYTLMRLYDGATSVVLPLLEMGHGYELHPNERDSTAVRAAAEMAYFIITWDNDLFSYHKESRAQQYYLNVLRVLENEQQLTPAEALSHAVAQRDRVMCLFLRVRDELAATGSPQLRQYLENLGTFIRGAQDWGISSHRYTTPDDPADLPSTFCDTPTDDSDEALDIPAVAWWWDVLPERETFQPSHGEFRTSATV; translated from the coding sequence GTGGAGCACGGCTTGATCGTGCCACCCGTTTTTTCTCCCATCCCACCCGCGATACACCCTCGCCACGAAGCGATCAACGAGCGAACCACGGCCTGGGCCAACACCTTCTCCATCGGCTCCCCGGAGCTGCGGGAGAAGCTGGTCGTCCACGACATCGGCACCTTCGCCGCCCGGGTCCTGCCCGAGGGCCGCGAGGAGGTCGTCTCGATACTCGCGGACTTCATCATCTGGCTCTTCGGCGTCGACGACGGCCTCTGCGAGGAGGGCGAACTCGGCAAGGACCCCGCGGAGTTGGTGGGTGAGCTGTCCAGGATGCTGCGCGTCGCGCAGAACCCGGACGTGCCGATGCTCTCCGAGAACCCCCTCGCGGCGGGGCTGAGAGATCTGCGCCACCGCGTCTCGCGGTACGCGACCCCGGGCCAGGAGGCCCGCTGGGTGGACGCACTGCGCGAGTACTTCCTCTCCGTCGTGTGGGAGGCCTCCCACCGCAGCCGGGAGACGGTGCCCGGCCTGAACGACTACACGCTGATGCGCCTCTACGACGGCGCCACGTCCGTCGTCCTGCCCTTGCTGGAGATGGGGCACGGGTACGAGCTGCATCCCAACGAGCGGGACAGCACGGCAGTTCGCGCCGCCGCCGAGATGGCGTACTTCATCATCACGTGGGACAACGACCTCTTCTCGTACCACAAGGAGAGCCGGGCCCAGCAGTACTACCTCAACGTCCTGCGAGTGCTGGAGAACGAGCAACAACTCACCCCCGCCGAGGCGTTGTCCCATGCGGTCGCCCAACGCGACCGCGTCATGTGCCTGTTCCTGCGGGTACGGGACGAACTCGCCGCGACGGGGAGCCCTCAGCTGCGCCAATACCTGGAGAACCTGGGGACGTTCATCCGCGGGGCCCAGGACTGGGGCATCAGTTCGCACCGCTACACGACACCGGACGACCCCGCCGACCTGCCCTCGACGTTCTGCGACACCCCCACCGACGACAGCGACGAGGCCCTCGACATCCCTGCCGTCGCATGGTGGTGGGACGTTCTCCCCGAGAGGGAAACGTTTCAGCCGTCGCATGGCGAATTCCGCACCTCCGCAACGGTCTGA
- a CDS encoding LysR family transcriptional regulator, which yields MLLRQLEYLVALARERHFARAAAACFVSQPSLSAGIRKLERELDVPIVQHGARFQGLTPEGERVLLWAHRILGDRDALQQEIAAMHGRLTGTLRLGAIPTALTVTSLLTTPFCERHPEAGVRLESLSSREIMRRLAEFEIDAALTYLDDETLQGVHKLPLYEERYVLLTPEDEPVTADGDGDGYAGSPGDSDGYAGSTGDGEEVVSWSQAARLPLCLLSPRMRNRRILDGLFAADGASVSPAVESDTVDGLYAHLASGRWSSVISHAWLHMFGIPAGMRVVRLHGDGDSRPRVGLVFAAHEPRPAMVRALLEVAEGARVRDSLDELLSAHLGS from the coding sequence ATGCTGCTTCGCCAGTTGGAATACCTGGTCGCGCTGGCCAGGGAACGTCACTTCGCGCGTGCGGCGGCCGCTTGCTTCGTCTCGCAGCCGTCGCTCTCCGCGGGCATCCGCAAGCTGGAACGTGAGCTGGACGTACCGATCGTCCAGCACGGCGCGCGTTTCCAGGGCCTGACGCCCGAGGGCGAACGCGTCCTGCTGTGGGCCCACCGCATACTCGGCGACCGCGACGCCCTCCAGCAGGAGATCGCCGCGATGCACGGACGCCTCACCGGCACCCTGCGGCTCGGCGCCATCCCCACGGCGCTCACCGTCACCTCGCTGCTGACCACGCCCTTCTGCGAGCGCCACCCCGAGGCGGGCGTACGTCTGGAATCGCTCTCCTCGCGCGAGATCATGCGCCGGCTCGCGGAGTTCGAGATCGACGCGGCACTCACCTACCTGGACGACGAGACCCTGCAGGGCGTGCACAAGCTGCCGCTGTACGAGGAGCGCTACGTCCTGCTCACGCCGGAGGACGAGCCGGTCACCGCCGACGGCGACGGCGACGGATATGCCGGCTCCCCCGGCGACAGCGACGGATATGCCGGCTCCACCGGCGACGGCGAAGAGGTGGTGAGCTGGTCGCAGGCCGCGCGGCTACCGCTGTGCCTGCTCTCTCCTCGCATGCGCAACCGCCGCATCCTCGACGGGCTCTTCGCCGCGGACGGCGCCTCGGTCTCCCCCGCCGTCGAGTCCGACACCGTCGACGGCCTCTACGCGCACCTCGCGTCGGGACGCTGGTCGAGCGTGATCTCCCACGCGTGGCTGCACATGTTCGGCATCCCCGCAGGCATGCGCGTTGTGCGGCTGCACGGCGACGGCGACAGCAGGCCGCGCGTCGGCCTGGTCTTCGCGGCCCACGAACCGCGGCCCGCCATGGTCCGCGCGCTGCTGGAAGTGGCGGAAGGCGCACGCGTACGGGACTCGCTGGACGAGCTGCTCAGCGCCCACCTCGGGTCATAG